Proteins found in one Zea mays cultivar B73 chromosome 1, Zm-B73-REFERENCE-NAM-5.0, whole genome shotgun sequence genomic segment:
- the LOC100279262 gene encoding DExH-box ATP-dependent RNA helicase DExH3-like — MRRGLRRGLGILLVPLPHAPSRLPPISLAALLPRRFNGFSRHSFCSFPVGERAVEQFSDDEYDHEYEDLRPSSSVANIDEWRWKLSMLQRNAEEQEIISRDRRDRRDYDQIANLAKRMGLYSEMYGRVVVASKVPLPNYRPDLDDKRPQREVVIPLGLQRRVEGLVQEHLDRAFLPLNKCGGNTKNGSDMTENANLDEQHDSLLDRSVMEKILQRKSIRMRNFQRSWQESPEGAKMLEFRRSLPADKEKERLLAAIARNQVIVISGETGCGKTTQLPQFVLESEIESGRGAFCNIICTQPRRISAMAVAERVSTERGENLGESVGYKVRLEGIKGKDTHLLFCTSGILLRRLLSDRNLNGVTHVFVDEIHERGMNEDFLLIVLKELLSRRRDLRLILMSATLNAELFSSYFGGAPTIHIPGFTHPVRAHFLEDILERSGYKLTSSNQLDDYGQDKVWKTQRQLLPRKRKNQITTLVEEALKNSSFEIYGSRTRDSLVNWNPDCIGFNLIEAVLCHICRKERPGAVLVFMTGWDDISCLKDQLKAHPLLGDPNRVFLLACHGSMATSEQRLIFEKPPPNVRKVVLATNMAEASITINDIVFVVDCGKAKETTYDALNNTPCLLPSWISKASARQRRGRAGRVQPGECYHLYPRCVYDAFADYQLPELLRTPLNSLCLQIKSLQVGSIGEFLSAALQPPEPRAVENAVEFLKMIGALDGNENLTDLGRYLSMLPVDPKLGKMLIMGAVFRCIDPILTVVAGLSVRDPFLLPQEKKDLAGTAKARFSAKDYSDHMALVRAYEGWKDAEREGSAYEYCWRNFLSSQTLQAIHSLRKQFSYILKDSGLIDSDGNTNNSLSHNQSLVRGIICSGLFPGIASVVHRESSMSFKTMDDGQVLLYANSVNAKYQTIPYPWLVFGEKVKVNAVFIRDSTGVSDSILILFGGAVAKGGMAGHLKMLDGYIDFFMDPSLSECYLQLKEELDKLIQQKLEDPNFDIHKEGKYILFAVQELAAGDLCEGRFVFGRETSRARLRSPEDDGKSNLIKDGMNPKSLLQTLLMRAGHTPPRYKTKHLKTNEFRAVVEFKGMQFVGKPKRNKQLAERDAAIEALGWLTQTSGVKAPDENDDDSPLDLTDSMLKLLTRPRRHSKNSSRKR; from the exons ATGCGCCGCGGCCTGCGTCGCGGGTTGGGCATCCTCCTCGTCCCGCTCCCGCACGCACCCAGCCGCCTGCCGCCGATCTCTCTCGCGGCTCTCCTCCCCCGACGCTTCAATGGCTTCTCCCGCCACTCCTTCTGCAGCTTCCCCGTCGGGGAGCGCGCCGTCGAGCAGTTCTCAGACGACGAATACGACCACGAGTACGAGGACCTCCGG CCGTCGTCATCGGTGGCGAACATCGACGAGTGGAGGTGGAAGCTGAGCATGCTGCAGCGCAACGCGGAGGAACAGGAGATCATCTCCAGGGACCGGAGGGACCGCCGGGATTATGACCAGATAGCCAACCTCGCCAAGAGGATGGGACTCTACAG TGAGATGTACGGACGGGTCGTGGTTGCGAGCAAGGTACCACTGCCGAACTACAGGCCTGATCTGGATGACAAGCGGCCGCAAAGAGAG GTGGTAATCCCGCTGGGTTTGCAGAGGAGAGTTGAAGGACTTGTGCAGGAGCACCTAGACCGCGCATTCTTACCACTGAATAAATGTggtggcaacacaaaaaatggctCTGACATGACTGAGAATGCGAACCTGGATGAGCAGCATGATTCCCTTCTTGATCGGTCAGTCATGGAGAAGATACTTCAGAGGAAGAGCATTCGGATGCGGAATTTTCAGAGAAGTTGGCAG GAATCACCCGAAGGTGCTAAGATGCTAGAATTCCGGAGATCCCTTCCAGCagacaaagaaaaagaaaggctTCTAGCAGCCATTGCACGCAATCAG GTCATTGTAATTTCTGGTGAGACAGGGTGTGGTAAAACAACACAGCTGCCTCAGTTTGTATTGGAATCAGAAATTGAGTCTGGTCGAGGGGCTTTTTGTAACATAATTTGTACACAGCCACGAAGAATATCTGCAATGGCAGTTGCAGAAAGGGTATCCACAGAGAGAGGAGAAAATCTTGGTGAATCG GTTGGCTATAAAGTCCGATTGGAGGGAATTAAGGGGAAAGATACACATTTGCTTTTCTGCACCAGTGGCATCTTACTAAGACGCTTACTGAGTGACCGAAACTTGAATGGTGTGACTCATGTATTTGTTGATGAGATACACGAAAGGGGCATGAATGAAG ATTtcctgttgattgtactaaaagaGCTGTTATCACGTCGCCGTGATTTGAGGCTGATATTGATGAGCGCTACTCTAAACGCGGAACTCTTCTCAAGTTATTTTGGAGGAGCGCCAACTATCCATATTCCT GGGTTCACACATCCAGTAAGGGCACATTTTTTGGAAGACATATTAGAGAGGTCAGGCTACAAGTTGACCTCAAGCAATCAACTTGATGATTACGGGCAAGATAAAGTCTGGAAAACTCAGAGACAGCTATTGCCTAGAAAAAGGAAAAATCAAATTACTACACTTGTCGAG GAAGCCCTTAAAAATTCAAGCTTCGAGATCTATGGCTCCAGGACACGTGATTCTCTAGTGAATTGGAATCCTGATTGCATAGGTTTCAACCTCATAGAGGCTGTTCTGTGCCACATATGTCGCAAAGAGCGACCTGGTGCTGTTTTAGTTTTCATGACTGGATGGGACGATATTAGTTGCTTGAAGGATCAACTGAAAGCACATCCATTGTTAGGTGATCCGAATAGGGTTTTTCTGCTTGCATGCCATGGTTCTATGGCTACTTCTGAGCAG AGGCTAATTTTTGAGAAGCCACCTCCTAATGTTCGGAAGGTAGTCCTTGCCACAAATATGGCAGAAGCAAGTATTACAATAAATGATATCGTTTTTGTTGTTGATTGTGGTAAAGCAAAGGAAACCACATATGATGCTCTAAACAATACTCCATGCTTACTCCCCTCATGGATTTCGAAAGCTTCTGCCCGTCAG AGGAGGGGTAGAGCTGGCCGTGTGCAACCTGGAGAATGCTACCATCTGTACCCTAGATGTGTGTATGATGCATTTGCAGACTATCAGCTTCCAGAGCTTCTTAGAACTCCTTTGAATTCATTATGTCTGCAGATAAAAAGTTTGCAAGTTGGAAGCATTGGGGAGTTCCTATCAGCTGCTCTACAGCCTCCAGAACCACGAGCT GTCGAGAATGCAGTGGAATTCTTGAAGATGATTGGAGCATTAGATGGAAATGAGAACCTTACTGATCTTG GACGATACCTTTCCATGCTTCCAGTTGATCCAAAATTGGGAAAGATGCTCATAATGGGTGCAGTTTTTCGATGCATAGATCCTATACTTACTGTAGTTGCTGGGCTTAGTGTTCGGGATCCTTTCCTGTTACCACAGGAAAAGAAGGAT TTGGCAGGAACAGCAAAAGCTAGATTCTCAGCAAAGGATTATAGTGATCATATGGCCCTTGTTCGGGCTTATGAAGGATGGAAGGATGCAGAGAGAGAAGGGTCTGCTTATGAATACTGCTGGAGAAATTTCCTTTCTTCTCAAACACTACAAGCCATTCACTCTCTCCGGAAGCAATTCAGCTATATTTTAAAGGATTCCGGTTTGATAGACTCTGATGGGAATACAAACAACAGTTTGAGCCATAATCAATCATTGGTCCGCGGTATTATATGTTCTGGGCTTTTTCCTGGGATAGCATCTGTTGTG CATCGAGAAAGCTCCATGTCCTTTAAGACCATGGATGACGGGCAAGTTCTTCTTTATGCT AATTCAGTGAATGCAAAATATCAGACCATCCCATATCCATGGCTGGTCTTTGGTGAGAAGGTGAAGGTGAATGCTGTCTTCATCCGTGATTCAACCGGAGTATCAGACTCCATATTGATTTTGTTTGGCGGTGCTGTAGCAAAAGGAGGCATG GCCGGGCACTTGAAGATGCTCGATGGCTACATTGATTTCTTCATGGACCCCAGCCTGTCTGAATGCTACCTGCAACTTAAAGAAGAACTCGATAAACTTATACAGCAGAAG CTTGAAGACCCAAACTTCGACATCCACAAGGAAGGCAAGTACATCCTATTCGCCGTACAAGAGCTCGCCGCCGGCGACCTGTGCGAAGGGAGGTTCGTGTTCGGCCGCGAGACGAGCCGGGCCCGGCTCCGGAGCCCCGAGGACGACGGCAAGAGCAACCTCATAAAGGAcgggatgaaccccaagagcctgCTGCAGACGCTGCTGATGCGGGCCGGCCACACCCCGCCCAGGTACAAGACGAAGCACCTCAAGACGAACGAGTTCAGGGCCGTGGTGGAGTTCAAGGGGATGCAGTTCGTGGGGAAGCCGAAGCGGAACAAGCAGCTCGCGGAGCGGGACGCCGCCATCGAGGCGCTGGGGTGGCTGACGCAGACCTCCGGCGTGAAGGCTCCGGACGAGAACGACGACGACTCGCCGCTGGACCTGACTGACAGCATGCTCAAGCTCCTCACCAGGCCGAGGCGGCACTCGAAGAATAGCTCTAGGAAACGGTGA